The nucleotide sequence AATCAGAAGCAAGTTGTCTTATACAAGGTTGAGAAGCAGACATCggatgatttgaaaaatattctaGAATGTCATGCATGCCATCTAACATTTGCTGACAAGGACACAGATATGCAACACcagttgttgtttcatcaaagGAGTGTGAAGCGGCGTAGACTTGGCAAATCCATTGGGGACGGTGTCATCGTAAAAGATGGTAAATATGAATGCCAGTTTTGTCACAAGACTTTTAGTGAGATACATCGCTACAATGGGCATATTGGGGCTCATGTGAGATACCAAGGTCTGAGTGCTGAAGGACTGCCAGATATTATGACAAGAAAGATATTTAATCCATCCCCCTTAGTTGCAGTACTATATGGTTTCTCAGAGACTAATTTGGCTAAAGAGAATGAAGAAACTTGTAATGCAAAATCTGCTGATGAACTTCATGTTGATTCCTCTGAGTGCAGAATTGAGACCAAGAATCCTGAAATTGATCATAATGCAAAGTCTGGTGGTAGTAAAACTACTGAAGTAGCCTGCACAAGCATCTCTGTTGATGACCAAAATAATGATCATAATTTGACTAATTACAAGTCTGATGAGATTGTTCGGGAAAGAAATATCACAGATGACAAATCTGCTGCATGCATGGATGCCATATCTCCTTTTGTTGTTGATGTAAACAATGTGGCACAAAATTGCTCACGTTTTACCACTCGAGAAGCATCTACAAGCAATTATGTTGATGATCAGCCGAACAATATTGATATGATTGATTATAAATGTAAAGTTGTTGAGGCTAGTAGTGTTGAGGATCTCAAATGTAATGACAGCCAGGGTAATGATAGTGATGGAGGTGGTTATATATTAGAGGATATCATCGAGTCTAGCAATACCAAAGATGTCAAGCCTGACACATGCTTGGATGCCGTGTTTTCCCCTCCTAAAAATGGGGACATTGCAACCTGTGAAACTATGACTGAAATTGGTCCTTCCTCCACGAGCATTTCTGTTGACAACGTTAATGATTATCATATGACTGGCCACAAATCTGAGGAGGTTGTTGACATTAATAATGCCGTGGGTGTTAAACCTACTAATAATGAAATCGATCTTTCTTCATGTACTATGATTCCAGATATTGGAAAATATGGCACTGATGAGAAAGTCAACTCAGAAAGACATTTGCTAACCATATCAGGTAATGAATCATCTTATGGGATTGAGACTTTTGCAAATGATATTCTTTCTAGCTCCATGGAAGAAAACATTCTTGATGAACCTGATACATCTGGCAATGGGTTGAAAACTGAATTTGCAGGTTGCCATTCATTTTCTGACAAAGAACCGGTTACTGGGAATATAATGCCTGATGAATTTAATGCTTCCTGTACTGACACTACTTTTGTCAATGGGCACACTGGGGTGATTGAGACTGATGCACATCGTATGTTTGATATTGACATGAACGAATCTGTGCTTGAAGAAATGGATAAACCTGGTAATGTGCTGGAAACTTGCTTTGTTACTAGCAATGCTGGATGCGAAGAGGTTGTTCTGAGCAATGTTGTTGCGAACAATGATCGAACAAACTCCCTGCAGGGTAATGTGGCTGGCACATCATCATGGGTACATTCAGCTGATGGTGTCCCAATCGTTGATATGATCCCAGAACAGGTAAAGTTATTTCAAGCCTAGATGATAGTTGGGGAGAAATACACTCAGTAACCttcaaatttagaaaattcTTATAATAGCATCACGTTACAAACGACTGTCTTGACTGCAAAACCTTTTCATCTCGATGGTTATAACTATAGTTTTTTCGAGCACCAGCCATGCAGGAGAATTTGTGACTTACATCAAATTGGAAATTAAGTGGAAGCCATTTAGAGGTTCTGTACTTACAATATAACAGTCCCAGTTATTTAGATTTGATACGTCTACTTGTGTTCCTTAAACCTCACAAAAGCATGCATGCACACTGGTATAACCGATGTACACCCGTAGGCTCTGTAATTGTCTAGATGATGCCCGTGCCGGAGATGTCCAACCAGCACACAAGTGAGGTACCGATGTGTTTCACAAATGCTAGAACTATTTTAGTTATTTACTCTTTTCTGTTCTAGTATTGCTAAAGTGGGAAGtaagtttaatttaaaattgtaGGACACTTTTTaactcactcttttttttttcagaaaagtgctTTTAAGTTCTGAGGATATAGAGATCAGTAGAGCTGGTGCTTTTCTACTGATAGTGTTTGCTTTCAATGAATAACCAGGAACATTTTGGTGAAGTGCTACTTGTAATGATCAATAAAACTTATGATTATTTGATGATTTACCATGCACATTTGCATATGCAACACGTACTTGTGATGGAGTCTAATCTGTTTTTCGTGCCTTGTAGTTCTATATAGAAGCACCCACGTGTTATGTCTTTTTTTATGTTGTCACTCTGCTAGTAAACTATGGCTCCACTTTTATGTGAACATGTCGGAATAGGTGAACTCGTTTTTGATGCAAGTTTACTTGTAATAATCAATAAAACTTATGATTATTTGATGATTTACCATGCACATTAGCATATGCAACACATACTTGTGATGGAATCTAATCTGTTTTTCGTGCCTTGTAGTTCTATATAGAAGCACCCACGTGTTATGTCTTCTTTATGTTGTCACTCTGCTAGTAAACTATGGCTCCACTTTTATGCGAACATGTCAGAATAGGTGAACTCGTCTTTGATGCAAGTTTACTTGTAATGATCAATAAAACTTATGATTATTTGATGATTTACCATGTACATTTGCATATGCAACACATACTTGTGATGGAATCTAATCTGTTTTTCGTGCCTTGTAGTTCTATATAGAAGCACCCACGTGTTATGTCTTTTTTTATGTGGTCACTCTGCTAGTAAACTATGGCTCCACTTTTATGTGAACATGTCGGAATAGGTGAACTCGTCTTTGATGCAAGTCTAGGTGCATATCTCATTGCATATAATGCCAAGCCTCTATTCATTTCCTGATTCTATCTTGTTTTCTTGATTAGTATCCCAACATGGAGCTGTGGGACCAACAATGCTATGCTTCATCTTCATGTGGAGCGTACTTTTTAGATTCAGTGGTCCTAAATAGGTGCACTGTCTTGGATTTTGCTTGTTGGTTCATCTCTATAATATATGCTTTTGTCGTGGAACTGACAATAAGATGTTCGCCAATCGGCAATTGCCCACTGCTTTTCATGATGTTACTTCGAACCTCCTTTAGCAGGAAAAATGAATATTACTGTCAGCAGGAAAAATGAATATTACTGTCAGAGTAGAAATACAATACCATTGTTACATTGCctgctttctttgtttttctgttaAGCCTATGTTCCTTCTGGAGGATAATTTAGCACAAAAAAATGTTCTACTTTTATAGGTAGGATGATAGATATTGTCCTGGTTAAAtagggcttttttttttgggggggggggggaggggggtggtTTATAACAATCAATCAATAGGGCTTgtgatatataatttttttcgtCCATAAACGAAACTACCCCTCGCTCTTCCTCTTTTCCTCAGTTTCCGCTCTGAGTTCGACTCCTTTTCCTACCGGCAATCCGTTCCCACTCTGAGTTCTTTCCTATTTTCTCCTTGGACAAATTTGGCCACCGACATccctattttctctattttttcacTGTTAATGTGTCCCATCATTGGAAGAGGAAATCATTTTGCTCTCCTGTTCATCGCTCTTCTGCTCTTTCCGTACTTTCCTAGTTTCCCACCCTTATCAGTCGAAGTATCTTTCCAATAGTGGCTTCGACTTTCTTCTTCCGTAATTCGTAGTTTCCCACTCCAATTTTTCAAGTTCGACTCTATTTTTCCACCATTTTTTGGTGGAGAATTGGGACTCTACGACATTCCGTCGTCGGCTCTTCCAGAAGCTTTTTGTTAATGCTGTCGCCTTTGCCCAACTCACCAAATATGTCAATCGTTAcaacataattttttaaattttatatcaaACACCAAATTGTTATATAGTTTTCTATgtcatttgttttaaaatttagaaatggtcaaaatttaaaaaataatagatagAGAGGTTGAGATGGCGCATTTGACATATTTGTCATAAAAAAATCATGATAATCCTTCATTGATCGCTATTCAGTGCTATTCTGTTCTTTGTTACAATTATATAGATCATTCATTAATGCATGATGTTTTACTCAAATAtgtttttctaattttgaaatgatattattaaaatttatcgTTTGAATATAATTTGTGATGCAGACATCTAAGATGGCTCTAATTCAGAGGAGAGGCAAAGCACCTTCtgttggcttgaagaatatggTCAATGGAAGGTGCTACTTCAGTCACTTCGTCCATTTTACTGTCACCCTTGTCAAGTCTATGTCTCGGGAGCAAAAGGAAAGGGTGACCGGCACTCCATTTGGACACATGCTAGCTCTTCCATATATTAAGCAGAGTAGGCCAGTCCTagacacattgctttccttttgGGATGATAAGAAGGAGGGATTTTGGTTTGGTAAAGTGTTAGTGCCTTTTGTAGGGAGTGATTTTGCACTCATCCTTGGTTTGAGTGCCACAGGCAATGAGGTCCAACTGCATAAGGAGGGAAGGGTTAAGTCTGACCTCATCACCCGATTTTTTGAGGGTGACCATAAAAAAGCTGATAGAGATGcagtaaaaaataaattacaataTCTTGTTGGAAAGAGTGAAAAACAAGATGTAGAAGATTTCACCAAATTATGGGTTCTATATCTCTTTGTGACTATCCTCTTTCCATCCATACACTATTATATTCTTAAGGCATTATGTTCATATCTTGATGATTTAGACTGCTTAGGTTCATATAGTTGGGGTCTTGCCGTTTTTGCTTTTCTTCGCCAGCAGATACCTAGTCTAGCCGAGAGTGTGAGGACAAGGAACATCACCGGCAAGGGATCTACTAGGTATATGAATGGCTGCACTGTCGCTCTTGTGGTAAgcattttaatgtttttttgtAATTCATTGTTGAGATATGTATTGACTTCAAATATGATGGTTATATTGGTTTTTGGCAGGCATGGGCTGTTGAGCATGCGAACAGCCTTCTGGGAAGCCACCGGCCACCGTTCATGTATCCACGTCTCCTGCGTTGGAGCAACGCCCCATTCCCTCGCAAGGTGGACGCGATCGCCAAAGTTatgaaaaacttaaaaagatTTCAGGTTTGAATGTTCATTTCTAACATCGCAACTATTTTAACTTGATGCAAAACTTAACTTTTCGCCAGCATTAGGTGATCGGAAAGCTAGAGCCTAGGGAGGAGGAGTTGCACCTTCTATCGCGAGGAAGGCCACAAGTGCGGGCTCCAATAGAGATGCGAGGAGATGAAATTTTGCAAAAGGGTGTGCACGATATAACTCAGGTCTCTGCATACTCTTATTTCCATTTGGTACACTTACAACCACTTGGTAGACATTTATTTCTATTTGGCACTGCCCCTCTTTTCAATTGGTACACAATTAAATGCATACACTAATTAGGATATTTGTGTTGTTTTAGTTTCCGTCATCCAGCCAAAATGAGCGACATCCAATGGAATGCCTAGAGACACGAATGAGAGTGATAGAGAGGTCCTTAATCGCACATGGCTTTAATTTAGAAGACCCTCAAACATTTGGGTATGCCGAAGGGAAGAATGCTCGAATGGTCCTGTTCAATAAAAGGCTGTCGAGAGTCGAGAAGATCCTCCGAGACGAGGGACTTTGATACCAACTTTTCATTCTATTTTTCTGTTCTCTTGTCCCACATCGGTGTGGCATATTGTCATCTGAACATCTCAATGGATAATGCAGCAATGGGTTAGGGTTCTTGATATCATGAGCTGAAATGAGAGAATGTAGGTTCAAGCATTCATTCATTATGAACATATctagcggaaaaaaaaaaagattataaaTGTCATCTGCTACTTTCTTAATTGCCATAAAGAAGCATCATTTGCGATGCTAATCAAGCCCCACCTAATTTAATGTATTACAGTCTCTTACATTTTTAAGACTCGTGCATTCATGCCTTTTCTTTCTATAATCCGATTTTATCCTTagccttttatatatatatatattattttcaactatgtattataatatcttttttatcattttttattaaaaactaaaaataaaacactGCTGCGCATCACCTGGTAATAATGATCAATGCTCGGTTCACTCGAGATGCGGTGGAGACTGGTGCCGAACATGATTAGGTCCGTGGGTGATTGTCTTTCATATCACCCGGTGAAGTGAGCTGCGACTGGTTGTGGGTGATTGTCTTTGTCAACCAAGAGAAAAGAGATTTCACCAAACCATTCCAGAGTAAAACCATCCGTGTATGGATGGATACATAGTCATCCATGTACTGACTTGCCTCCTGCTATCGCTCGGCCACCTCGGTGCctctaaattaaaaataaactagaaactATCAACCATCCTTTTGCTTTTGCTAGATCTCCGTATAATTTCTCCTACTATTGGTGGTCTGCTTCGCGGGGTCTAGTTTATAAGTACATGTAAAAACCACACTTTCCCAAACTCGTCAACGCTATCTGTCTCCGCGTGCAGACATCCTTCGTAGAGGACTCCTCCATTTCCAACCAATCAACCCGTCCTCTCTGGTCTTCTGTCAAGCCGCCTCCAGGTCTCCCATTCGCTCACCGTCCGATCAATATCCGACGGTCCCGATGCCATCCACACCATCTTATAAACCCGTGgcccccctcctttctttttctctctttgatATTTCTTCTGTGGGGTTGTACCAAAACAATCgacagagaaaagagaaaggaaaacgAGGAAAGGAAAGGCAAGAAGAGACgaggggaaaaaagaagaagatttatttgcaattttatttatttatttatttattgatcgGTTCGTCGCCGTGGACGGGGAGAGCTCCCGACGCTAAAATGCGCGCATCGGGCTCCCCTGCTGTCCCGCGCCGCCTCCCCTCGATCTAGGGTTTCGATTGTAACCTATCTCTTTCTCTCGTCTCCTTCTCGATTTCTTCGCTTATTGTCGTTAATCATGGAGGGGAGGAGGGTTTCGAGGGCAGTGGCGGCGTTGTTGGTTCTTCTTCTGGTCGTCGTGGGGCCGGCGGCCGCCTCCGCCTCGGTCTGCCCTAGGGTTTCGGCCTGCCAGTCGATCCTGGGGCGGCCGGACTCGTGCCCGCGCCTGGCTTCTCCGGTACTCGGTGGTAATCTGATCGGCGTCATCGAGGTGAATACCTACCACAGCTAGTTAGGGTTTTCTTTAATTGTGGTTCTAGTCCGGAGAATCTCTTGAGGTGTCATAGATTGGTATGATTGCTGTAACAAAATATCCCCCCTCCAAAATTTGTTCTTTTTCACCTTTTCTTTTggtatgaaaataaatttttttggacAACgtctatcttttattttttggtctGGGGGGATTAATTTATTAACTGTTACATTTCGGTGGAGACTGAAGAGAAACGAATATCTTTGATTTCGTGAATTATTATACAAAAGCTAGCTTTCGATAAGAAAAGGTATTCTTTTGAGATATTAGGAATTTTGAGATATCTTTTCCTGACATATTAGTTATTATACTCATGGTAAGAACGGTAAGATCATGAAAACAAACTCTATATGTGACATTAGCTAGCAAAAATAGTTTCTTAGTTGGATACACAAGAAAGGAGCTTGTCTTGTGTGTGGGAGTTTGGTTGGAGATATTAAtccagggagaaaaaaaaagggtcagAGAGGGCATTATGATATAAGTTTATCGTCTAATTATGGGGAAGTGGATGTTGAATTGGATATCATGTATCTATAACTGAAGGATGTTTGCTTGGATATTTAGAACCTCGTTGTCTTTATGGTGCGACTCGTGTTTCAAAATGCCTAAAAAAAGACATTGAAGAATAGGATCAAGACTTTGGGAAGAGGACTTTCATGCTTATACTTCAGATTCTGGTCAATCGGTGGTGAAGTCAAAttgttttgttttgattttttctCTCAATGTTTTTAGGATGATAAAGTCTATCAAGATGAAAAAGATGTTGATTGGAGAGAATCTTTGGGAAATCCTAATTTTCTTTGTGCATGCAAAATACTTATCAGGGTGCTCTTTTTACCAATTTATGCTCATTATTCTTGAGGGGCTGCCTGCGACTTTTGACCATATATACCTTCCATTATGTCAAGACAGCTTTATATCATCTTGTAGTTGGTGGATGGCTGTGGCAATTTCCCTTTTAATCTCCATATCTTGCTTACGAGTTCCAACACTCCTAGGTCTCATAATTACATGCCAGCACAccatcttaattttttttaaaaatgttaACTATTAACAGAAGTGGGTCCCACtattttaaaatctttttttaattGAGATCCCATGCGAAGCCAGTGTAATTCCATTGTCACTTCTTTCTGCTCTTGCCTAGGGACATGCATGGGGTTAGAGAGCAGGTTCTAAGATGTGTGAAACAGGTCCATCTATCCAAGTGTCTGGAAGAATCCGAAACTAGAATCTTCTAAAATTCAGCCATGGGAATGTGTATATTATATATTCATCTTTAAATATGTATTCGCGTATGATGAGTAGTGAGCTAGATCTAGGCTCTTTAAAGTTCATCAAGTTTGGTAAAGTGGttgttaattattatttttagactTGATATATTTCATTTGTGAGTGCCAAAAGTAGGCATATAACCATGATTTCATCATGATTTGATGGTATGAAGTGTCAAGGAGTGTCATGGAATGTCCCAAGCGTCCAACAAGtcaaaaaacctaaaatttggaGTGTCCAAGGAACACTAGTGGGTTCCTGTTTCTCCTTATCTGATTAGGGAGTTGAAACAAGATAATGATTTGGACTTGGAgtcttttttttccctcaaagaaaaaagaatttgaGGCCATAACCCTAAGTCTGGCCACAAATGTTATATATAGTAAGACGATTAGATAGCTTTaatatatcttctttttttttgggtgtcaTTAGTTTTCCTAGTGGATTCGCTTGTTTCCTTTCACTTGTTGTTCTTAGACAATTCAATGTAATTATACATTCAATGGTGTCAGAGTTTTAGCTAACTGATTTGGACTTGCTCTGATGTTGTTTTAGTGAGGATCTTTTGGACTTGCTAAAATAAGCATTTATGTTAAGTTTATTTTCTGAACTTTTTCCATGGAATTGCAGCACAATTGTTTAGTGAACTGAAGGAAATGGACAAGAACATAGCATGCATATGATGGAACTAAAGGCTTACTCAGATAAACattcttttaatttatttttctttttgaatgtgCGATAACACATGTACTGGTGTGGTGAGAACAATTGCATTTTTGGCATGGTCTGATATAGTAGAATGCCATAGACTCTAAAGAAGTAACTAGAATGGCATGAACATGTGTATTGAGGACTTGAGGAGGTGCCTGTAAGGGGAGCTGCTCGAGTTTGTTTTATCAATTtatgaagaggagaagaagatgctAGCGATCTGGAAGAAAGTTGGGAAAATGGACTGAAAAAGCTCACAGTATCTCTAGTACTAGCACATAGTGGAAGTTTTTGACAAATGAAGATTCATAATGCTTTCCCTAAAAGATTAGATCTAGGCTTGTGGTTGCAATTGTGGTTGTCGGCTAAGTTATTAAACATCAAATGTTTATTAAAAAATTCGAAGTATGAGATTCATACTTGAGTCAGAAAATTCCgattttgttattattatactatagcaTTCTTTGGTTCGAATCAGGATTTAGATTGTGGTATGAATTTGTTTTATGTCATACAATATTCACTCTGTTGTATGGTTATGAGCTCAACACAAGAGATGTGCAATAATATGCACCATTTGATATTACAATTTGGCATGTACCATGACATGTCATAGCAGTATTCTGGCATATTATTATGTAAGAGTTTGGAACTTGACTACTTGCAGGTTGGTTATTATTTTCCTTTTGCAAACATCTCCAGTActcttttaactttttttatgtAACTTTTTTATCCAATATGATGTTAATCCATGTTTGTTATTGGTACACCTTTCCGTATAAAGGTGTAAGGATTATGTTGAGAACTTCTTTATCAAAGGAAATTGCATTTCCCATTGGGCATAAAGATGCTAGTTTTTTCTAGAAGGGTTAGAGTCTTGGATGAACACTTGAGTCTTGAGGTATGTCTACTTGTCACAAAGTATAATGAGAGTTCACTTGAACTGAGTTTTCCTAGTGTAGCTTAGTATTCTTTTAGCATATGTTTAGTTATGATGTGTTTCTTGCCATGCAGTTTCATGCAAGGTCGAAGGAACCGGTACCGGACACCGGTCCGGTTCTCCGGCGGGACGACTCggtacgggccgtgccgggcttgtACCGAAAGAGAAACcatgggagagaggaaaagagagagagagcaagcgaggagggagagagagagagggcgggATGCCGGCGAAGTGCCGACTAAGGCTGGAGGAGGCCATCGGAGGCTGGCCTCGGCCGTGGGTAACGAGGCTGCCGTCGCTGCTCCTGTTTCGAATGAAACAGGGTTCGGCCACGGCCTTAAAAAAATtttgcgatttttaagtgaagtcggcagccttaaaaaaatttcgtgaTTTTTAAGGGAAGTCGCAAAatcttgccgacttcacttaaaaatcgcaaaATTTTTTAAGGCTGCGACCGGACCCCATTTCGTTGGAAACAGAGGCAGCGGCTGCGACCTCGCTACCCGCAGCCTTCGCCGGCGTCacgctctctctccctccctccctaccCCGCtagctctctctttctttctctagcTCCGGCAACGCATTTCGTTGCCGGAACCGTACTGGTAAGCCACCGGTACGGCTCGGGACGGCTGGAACCATTCGATTCGGGACGATTCCGCCGACCCTGGTTTCATGAGCTAGTTACCAGTTGCTGTTGGTTCTTGTTGGTTTTTATAGATAAGGCTATGACGAGTGCATTGTGTTGTTTTGGAGGATTTTGGCCAGTTTACATGGACCAATCTGTATTGGCTCTTACTGATCGAGTTGGCTTGTGAACCGGTTGTACCAGGCCATTTTGGTGCTTAACTTGGAAAGTCATCTTCTGTAGATGTTTAGAATTAGTTTCGGAGCAGTATGTgagtttctctttttctttcaacatcCAAAAAgtgagaaggaaaaaagaaaaagaaggattcTTATGgaatgtaattacttttcttTACTAAAAAAGGCTCTTATGTTCAGGAAACATAAGCACAATGGCTATGTTTCATTAGCTATAGtttaaagaaaaatcaaaaacagTTTCTATTCTCAGAAAAGTTGTTCTAGTTgcttctaattttctttttaaaatatttttcttcgattatttttaattattattttttaattgagTTGGTCCCTATTTGGCATGAGCACTTTGCTCAATAGGTGATCTATTGTATTAGTAACTATTTAGTTATACCAAATACTGTTTCTGTGCATGCGCACTTGGGTGGCGggagtttttgtttttttgggggAGAGGGGGATGCAAAAGTATTATGCATTGGATTAGTTGTTTGTGAATAGAAGTAGACACAGAATACCTGTGTGATTTCATTCAAGAGATATTTTGTGCAAGTTCTGCGGCATCTTGAAATTAGGATCAGAGGGACATTATTGTACATGAAGCCTTGTAACCTTGAATCTTGACAGACTACTTATGCTTTCTACCTTAGGAGAGTCTAACCCATTAATGTTGCATTCTTGTTTAGGATTCATGGCTTATTCACTAGGAGCTTGGTTACCAGAtcttttaacctgtttaactttCGTTGTTAATATTTTGGTTTGCTAGGGACTTTGTGGATTGATGTGAGTCAAAATAGAAATCAGTACTTGAACTTAAATTGCTACCACGTCTATTCTAGGGTCTATTGTACAATTATCTTACTAATATTTGTATCTGATTCCCTTGCTTCAGGCTTTCCAGCTACTGACTGTCATTTTAATGGCATAATTTATCATGCATGAGTCTATTTTAAGCTTCTAAATGTTTGTTTCTAAATGAACTTCTGGTCTCAGAACTTCCAATTGCAAATATTTGCTGATTTAGTCATACTGATGCCAAATTATTGGATTGGAGTCTGGCAAGGGTTTGGTGTACCCATATCAGTAATAGTTGATTTCTTGATATGACTGAATGGTTCGATCACATTAATGAATCCTAGTTAAATTGTCCTGATTGCTAGATCAGTTTGCAAGCAGCAGGTTTTGCACATGTATCAGACATAGTTGCTTTCTAGATATGACTGAATGGTTTCATCACATTAAAGAACCCGATTTAAATTATCCTTAACTTCTCGATAAATTTGCAAGCAACATATATATGCAGGGAGAACCATATTTATAGAAGTGGCAATTATCGTACTGGAACACgaaagaattttatcttgttttctGTTTTGGCTTCCCTTAGTATGTGATCATAGATTTCATATTTTGAGTGTAAGCAGtttattttgatgttttgatTAAAGCATGAAGTCCCCTAGGTCAAATTCTATCTTCTTTCTGTGAGATCACAAATTAAATTGCACACCCAAAATACTACTTATTAAATGTGTACTATTCAAATGACTGAGTTGCGTGGACTTCGGCAATGAAGTGGGCATTGCAGTGTTGGTGGTAGAATCGGTTCTGGAGAAGGCATGTTAATTGGAATGAAAATTCCTTGTCCGCATAATGAATTTGTATTAAAGATTGACGGAGTACTCATTGAGGGAATATGTTCTTATGGCACTTCTCTGCAGGATCTCCATTCTTGTTTCCAGATTTGCAGCGTACAGTCTTTCCATTGCTTCTGATTGCAATGTTTGAGGACATGATCAATGAAATGTGAGAAAAGGTTCATTAATATCTTCAAGATCATTGAACAAGAAAATTTGTCTTTCAAGAAAATGTTATCTTATGATAATTGTATCTCCATGAGTTTAGGTATTTAACTCTTATGACATCTCAGTTTT is from Phoenix dactylifera cultivar Barhee BC4 chromosome 6, palm_55x_up_171113_PBpolish2nd_filt_p, whole genome shotgun sequence and encodes:
- the LOC120111032 gene encoding uncharacterized protein LOC120111032 isoform X6, with protein sequence METELIPVVDLRLLSQAELNTLSLSCPNAFDPHRCDDIVVPKIDRSVFNESAGSRKQTYSRLRLAPRKPNGPPSSFSSSSSIARRRPRGHLSSSPHSFSATSATDGTSAEDDDPGRRKNQQIVSFLRQLFAREDSSAPPPQLPSQSQTNLALTVATPISTHRNPDAGDSSSKALVVVDDRDREVLNAKGVAVDLVGLGEMVDPFGEKLRRRTAGLKAEEELLRFLSGLEGQWGNWRKRRKIVDASVVGDDLPRGWKLLLELKRKDGVAGLNCRQYVSERFKDHDQVHLDCLMSFDCPNGKQFVSCKEVSSYILSLISHPNEMRSVSVRNDGSTHELDKSTPRSQATGLAHQEDIVRENHSFSSVTPIASYLDDNQKQVVLYKVEKQTSDDLKNILECHACHLTFADKDTDMQHQLLFHQRSVKRRRLGKSIGDGVIVKDGKYECQFCHKTFSEIHRYNGHIGAHVRYQGLSAEGLPDIMTRKIFNPSPLVAVLYGFSETNLAKENEETCNAKSADELHVDSSECRIETKNPEIDHNAKSGGSKTTEVACTSISVDDQNNDHNLTNYKSDEIVRERNITDDKSAACMDAISPFVVDVNNVAQNCSRFTTREASTSNYVDDQPNNIDMIDYKCKVVEASSVEDLKCNDSQGNDSDGGGYILEDIIESSNTKDVKPDTCLDAVFSPPKNGDIATCETMTEIGPSSTSISVDNVNDYHMTGHKSEEVVDINNAVGVKPTNNEIDLSSCTMIPDIGKYGTDEKVNSERHLLTISGNESSYGIETFANDILSSSMEENILDEPDTSGNGLKTEFAGCHSFSDKEPVTGNIMPDEFNASCTDTTFVNGHTGVIETDAHRMFDIDMNESVLEEMDKPGNVLETCFVTSNAGCEEVVLSNVVANNDRTNSLQGNVAGTSSWVHSADGVPIVDMIPEQTSKMALIQRRGKAPSVGLKNMVNGRCYFSHFVHFTVTLVKSMSREQKERVTGTPFGHMLALPYIKQSRPVLDTLLSFWDDKKEGFWFGKVLVPFVGSDFALILGLSATGNEVQLHKEGRVKSDLITRFFEGDHKKADRDAVKNKLQYLVGKSEKQDVEDFTKLWVLYLFVTILFPSIHYYILKALCSYLDDLDCLGSYSWGLAVFAFLRQQIPSLAESVRTRNITGKGSTRYMNGCTVALVAWAVEHANSLLGSHRPPFMYPRLLRWSNAPFPRKVDAIAKVMKNLKRFQVIGKLEPREEELHLLSRGRPQVRAPIEMRGDEILQKGVHDITQFPSSSQNERHPMECLETRMRVIERSLIAHGFNLEDPQTFGYAEGKNARMVLFNKRLSRVEKILRDEGL
- the LOC120111032 gene encoding uncharacterized protein LOC120111032 isoform X7 codes for the protein METELIPVVDLRLLSQAELNTLSLSCPNAFDPHRCDDIVVPKIDRSVFNESAGSRKQTYSRLRLAPRKPNGPPSSFSSSSSIARRRPRGHLSSSPHSFSATSATDGTSAEDDDPGRRKNQQIVSFLRQLFAREDSSAPPPQLPSQSQTNLALTVATPISTHRNPDAGDSSSKALVVVDDRDREVLNAKGVAVDLVGLGEMVDPFGEKLRRRTAGLKAEEELLRFLSGLEGQWGNWRKRRKIVDASVVGDDLPRGWKLLLELKRKDGVAGLNCRQYVSERFKDHDQVHLDCLMSFDCPNGKQFVSCKEVSSYILSLISHPNEMRSVSVRNDGSTHELDKSTPRSQATGLAHQEDIVRENHSFSSVTPIASYLDDNQKQVVLYKVEKQTSDDLKNILECHACHLTFADKDTDMQHQLLFHQRSVKRRRLGKSIGDGVIVKDGKYECQFCHKTFSEIHRYNGHIGAHVRYQGLSAEGLPDIMTRKIFNPSPLVAVLYGFSETNLAKENEETCNAKSADELHVDSSECRIETKNPEIDHNAKSGGSKTTEVACTSISVDDQNNDHNLTNYKSDEIVRERNITDDKSAACMDAISPFVVDVNNVAQNCSRFTTREASTSNYVDDQPNNIDMIDYKCKVVEASSVEDLKCNDSQGNDSDGGGYILEDIIESSNTKDVKPDTCLDAVFSPPKNGDIATCETMTEIGPSSTSISVDNVNDYHMTGHKSEEVVDINNAVGVKPTNNEIDLSSCTMIPDIGKYGTDEKVNSERHLLTISGNESSYGIETFANDILSSSMEENILDEPDTSGNGLKTEFAGCHSFSDKEPVTGNIMPDEFNASCTDTTFVNGHTGVIETDAHRMFDIDMNESVLEEMDKPGNVLETCFVTSNAGCEEVVLSNVVANNDRTNSLQGNVAGTSSWVHSADGVPIVDMIPEQTSKMALIQRRGKAPSVGLKNMVNGRCYFSHFVHFTVTLVKSMSREQKERVTGTPFGHMLALPYIKQSRPVLDTLLSFWDDKKEGFWFGKVLVPFVGSDFALILGLSATGNEVQLHKEGRVKSDLITRFFEGDHKKADRDAVKNKLQYLVGKSEKQDVEDFTKLWVLYLFVTILFPSIHYYILKALCSYLDDLDCLGSYSWGLAVFAFLRQQIPSLAESVRTRNITGKGSTRYMNGCTVALVAWAVEHANSLLGSHRPPFMYPRLLRWSNAPFPRKVIGKLEPREEELHLLSRGRPQVRAPIEMRGDEILQKGVHDITQFPSSSQNERHPMECLETRMRVIERSLIAHGFNLEDPQTFGYAEGKNARMVLFNKRLSRVEKILRDEGL